ACGTCGCCACGGCGTATCGCGACTTTCCCCGCAAGGGCGAGGGGAAGGTCATCGTCGATGTGCGATGACCGCCCTCGGTATCGAAGAGGAGACCAGACGTGATGAGCACTGCACTGCCGGGCGCCGGAGCGCTGGCCGGGATCCGCGTGATCGAACTCGGTCAGTACATCTCGGGTCCGTTCGCGGCGAAGCTGTTGGCCGACCTCGGTGCCGACGTGGTCAAGGTCGAATCGCCCGAGGGCGACCCCATGCGCCGATGGGAGGGGCGGGCGACGATGAGCCCGCAGTTCGCTGCGTACAACCGGGGCAAGCGAGGGGTCGTGCTCGACCTGAAGAGCGCTGAGGGCCTCGCCGCGCTGTTCGCCCTGGTCGATGACGCGGACATCGTGCTCGACAACTTCCGTCCGGGTGTCGCCGCACGGCTCGGATTCGGTCCGGAGGACCTGCACGCCCGCAACCCGCGGATCATCTCGTGTTCCATCACCGGTTTCGGTCCCACCGGCCCTGCCGCGAAGCGTCCCGCTTACGACACCGTGATCTCCGCCACCGGCGGCATGTACAGCCAGGTCGTCCCCGCGTCCACGATCCGCCCGCTCGGTCCGGCGTTCTCCGATCTGCTCTCCGGGATGTCGGCCGTGCAGGCGGTGCTCGCCGCACTGCACGCTCGCGATGTGAGCGGGGTCGGGGAGCATGTCGAGGTGACGATGGTCGGCGCACTGCTGGACTTCCTCACCGAGTCGGCGTCGGCATTCCTCGAGACGGGGCAGGTCTCCTCGCCCGATTCGCGGCCGCGTCGGGCGCAGGCCTACGCGTGCCGGGGGTCAGACGACAAGGCCTTCGTGATCCACATGTCGGTGCCGGAGAAGTTCTGGACCGGGCTGCTCGACGTGCTGGAGCGGCCCGACCTCGCCGAGGATCCGCGCTTCTCGACCCGTGAGGGGCGTGTGCGCAACTACGACGAGCTGGACGCGGTGCTCAAGGAGATCGCGGCGGCCCGTCCCCGCCAGTACTGGCTCGACCGGCTCGCCGCGCACGACATCCCGCATGGGCCGCTGAACACGATGGGTGATCTGTTCGATGACCCGCAGATCGCGAGCATGGGGCTGGTCGAGGAGATCGACGGGCCGGACGGCGCACTGCGCGTGCCGGCCCCCAGCATCCGCTTCCAGCGTTCCGGTCGGCCGGAGCTGCGCTATGCACCCGCACTCGGGGCCGACACCGAAGCGTTGACCGGGCTGCGGTCCGGATCCCTGGCCACCGACTCCGAACCCGCACCCGCGAAGGAAGGGGCTGCCTGATGCCCGGCATCGACGACCTCGTCGCGATCGACGTTCACACCCACCCGCAGACCGAGGAGTTCATCGCGGCGATGGGCCGGAGGCACTCCCAGATGGCCGCCCACTTCGGGCGCGAGCGGCCGGTCGTGTCCTTCGCCGAGCAGGCGGATCAGTATCGCGAACGCAAGATGATGGCCGTCATCGTGAACTCCGACTCGGAGACCACGAGCGGGATCAAGGGTGCGCCGAACGATCTCCTCGGAAAGGCGCAGCAGGACCACCCCGACGTCTTCCTCGCCTTCGCCGGCATCGACCCGTGGAAGGGCGAGGCCGCGGTCGCCGAGATCCGACGGATGCACGACGAGTACGGCATCAAGGGCGTCGGCGAGCTCAATCCGTCCCGGCAGAAGTTCCTCGCCAACGATCGGCGCTTCTTCCCGATCTGGGAGACCTGCGCCGAACTCGGACTCGTGGTGATGTTCCACTCCGGCTTCCCCGGCGCCGGCGCGGGCACCCCGGGCGGTGGCGGCTACCGGCTCGAGAACGCCCGCCCCGTGCCGTACATCGACGACGTGGCTGCCGAGTTCCCCGAACTGAACATCATCAGCGCCCACCCGGCCTGGCCGTGGCACCTCGAGAACCTCGCGATGGTCTGGCACAAGTCGAACGTGTACCTCGATCTGTCCGGCTGGGCGCCGAAGTATCTGCCGCCGGAAGTGGTCCGCTACGCCGACTCGCTGATCTCCGACCGTGTCCTCTTCGGGTCGGACTGGCCCGTGATGACCGCGGATCGGTGGATGACCGAGTTCGACGCGCTCGGACTGAAAGAGGAGTCGCGCCGGAAGATCCTGCTCGACAACGCACGGAAGCTGTTCCGACTGTGAGCACCTGGGAAGGAGCCGATCGTGGCTGAACTCGTCATGGCCGCCGCGACCCCGCACAACCCGTTGCTGTGGCGGGCGATGCGCGAGCCGATGCCCGATGATCTGGTCGCGGTCGAGGCGAACTTCCGGCGCATCCGCGAGGCCATCGCCGATGCCGGAGTCGACACGCTCATCGTGCTCGGCACCGATCACGTGCGCCAGTTCTTCTCCGACAACTCGCCTGCGTTCATCGTCGGCCGGGCTGCGTCGTACCACGGGACCTACGAGAACGAGGTGCGCACCTTCGGCATGGAGTACGCCGAGCTGACCGGCAGCCCCGAGCTGGCGACGCAGATCACCGGCCGCGAGGTGCTGCCCGAGACGATCGACTTCTCGGTGTCGCACGAGTGGCGCCTCGACCACAGCTTCGTGCTCCCGTTGCAGTACGTGCGGCCCGAGCTCGACCTGCCGATCGTGCCGATCCATGCGAACTCGATCCTGCCGCCGTTGCCGACCGCCGCGCGCTTCGCCGCTCTCGGGCACTACCTGCGCACCGCGGTGGAGTCGTGGGACAACGATGCGAGGGTGGGGCTGCTCACCTCGGGGCACATGGCCACAGACGTCGGGGGACCGCGCACGTTCAACGGCTCCCCCGATCCCGAGTTCGATGCCGAGGCCGTCGCCTGGATGCGTGACGGCGACCTCGAAGGAGCGATCGCCGGGTGCCGCTTCGACCGGATCATGGCAGCGGGCAACGTCACCTACCAGTACGTGAACATCGTCGCCGCGCTCGCCGCGATGCAGGGTCGACCGGCGGAGCTCGCCGAGGCCACGACCTCGCGCTTCGCTTCCAGTCCTTTCTTCCTCTGGGGGGCCGCGTCGTGAGCCGATACATGATGAACAAGTTCATCCGCGCCGTCGAGATGAGCACCGCGAACGTGAACGCGTACGTGGCTGACACCGAGGGCTTCGTCGATCGTTGGCTCGCCGGAGGAGCGGGTACGGACGCCGTCGCCGACGACCGGGTGCTGACCCCGGAGGAGCGTGTCGCCTTCGTGAACCGTGACTACGGTGCGCTCTACGGCTTGGGCGCGCATCCGTATCTGCTCTGGCACTTCACGGAGGCGGTCTACGAGCACGAGTACACCGAGGGGTTCGGATGGCGTGACCTCGTGGAGCGGTATCGCGCGGCGATCATCCCGTACGGCGAGGTCGACGACATCCCCTGACGTCGCCCCGCGCTGCCTCCTCGCCGGTTGGCGGTGCACCTGTCGGGAGAATCCGTCCGGAGGCGGCGTTCGAGGCTACTTTCTCCTTGCATCTGCCCAGGCTCCCGACAAGTGGACCTCGGATGCTTTGCGCGGGCGCGACGGATGCCCCGTGGTGGGATTTCCACGGGGCATCCGCCCATTCTGCGCCGGCGTCGGGCGACGGGGAGCTGGGGGCTACGAACCCGTCGCAATGGGGTGGGTGATGACGCGTCGGCGCACCGGTGGTGCGGGGTCTCCTCCCCCGAGGACAGCCGCACCGCCGGCGTCTCTCCTTACGCCGACGCTCCGCGACGTCGCAGAAGGACCGCACCTCCGAGGGCGAGCAGGATCATGGCGAGGACGATCAGTCCTGCCGGTGAGCCCCCGCCCGTCATCGCGAGCCCCGTCGACTGGCCGGTCCACGCCGCGCCCGAAGCGGTGGCGGAACCGGTCGAAGTGCCGGGGTCCGTTCCGGGGTCCGTTCCGGGGTCGGTTCCCGGGTCGGTGCCGGGGTCGGTTCCCGGGTCGGTACCGGGGTCCGTGCCCGGGTCCGTCACCGTGGCCTCGCCGAGCACCGAGATGGCGTTGCCGCCGAGCGTGATCGGCAGGCTGATCGGCAGTGCCAGTTGGGTGCCGCCGAGGAGGCCGCCGAGACCGCTGGTGGTGATGCCGCCGGTGGTCGGGGTGGCCGGTGCGGAGGTGTTCCCGCCGGTGCCGGTGACGGTCGCGTCATCGAGCAGCGAGATCGCGTTGCCGGTCACGCCCACGGGGGCGGTGACGGGTGCGGTGATCTGGGTGCCGCCGAGGATGCCGTCGGAACCACTGGTGGTGTTCCCGCCGGTGGCCGGAGTGACCGGTGCTGCGGCTCCCTGCGTGCCCGTGCCGGTGCTGGCGCTGTCGCCGAGGAGGGAGATCGCGTTCCCCGACACCGTGATCGGTGCCGTGACGGGGGCGGTGACCTGTGTGCCGCTGCCGATGCCGTCCTCGCCGGAGGTGGCTGCGTCGGTGGGGGTGGCGGGTGCCGGTGCTGCGGCTCCCTGCGTGCCTGTACCGGTGCTGGCGCTGTCGCCGAGCAGGGAGATCGCGTTCCCCGACACCGTGATCGGTGCCGTGACGGGGGCGACGACCTGTGTGCCGCTGCCGATGCCGTCCTCGCCGGAGGTGGCTGCGTCGGCGGGGGTGGCGGGTGCCGGTGCTGCGGCTCCCTGCGTGCCTGTACCGGTGCTGGCGCTGTCGCCGAGCAGGGAGATCGCGTTCCCCGTGACGGTGATCGGTGCGTTGACCGCGAGGAGCGCCTGCGTGCCCGAGAGCACGCCGTCCACGCCGTTCGTGGTCACGAGAGGCGCCTCGGCCGGTGTCCCGGACTGGGGAGCCGGGGTCTGGGGAGCCGCGGCCGGGGCGCTGGTCGAGGCGCTGTCGTCGACCAGACTCACCGCGTTGTTCGACACGGTGACGGGAAGGTTCACGGTCACCACGGCCTGGGTGCCGGATGCCGTGCCGTCCGACCCGCTGGTGACGGGTGCCGGTGCGGGTGCGGGTGCCGGTGCAGGGGCGGGTGCCGGTGCGGGCGCGGGTGCCGGTGCGGAGACGACAGTGTCGCCCAGCACCGAGATCGCGTTGCCGACGACCGTGATCGGGGCGGTGATCGCTGTCTCCGCCTGGGTGCCCGAGAGCAACCCGTCCTCTCCGGTCGTCTCGGCCGCATTGGCGGCCGTCGCACCGAGGA
Above is a window of Microbacterium aurugineum DNA encoding:
- a CDS encoding CaiB/BaiF CoA transferase family protein — translated: MSTALPGAGALAGIRVIELGQYISGPFAAKLLADLGADVVKVESPEGDPMRRWEGRATMSPQFAAYNRGKRGVVLDLKSAEGLAALFALVDDADIVLDNFRPGVAARLGFGPEDLHARNPRIISCSITGFGPTGPAAKRPAYDTVISATGGMYSQVVPASTIRPLGPAFSDLLSGMSAVQAVLAALHARDVSGVGEHVEVTMVGALLDFLTESASAFLETGQVSSPDSRPRRAQAYACRGSDDKAFVIHMSVPEKFWTGLLDVLERPDLAEDPRFSTREGRVRNYDELDAVLKEIAAARPRQYWLDRLAAHDIPHGPLNTMGDLFDDPQIASMGLVEEIDGPDGALRVPAPSIRFQRSGRPELRYAPALGADTEALTGLRSGSLATDSEPAPAKEGAA
- a CDS encoding amidohydrolase family protein, producing MPGIDDLVAIDVHTHPQTEEFIAAMGRRHSQMAAHFGRERPVVSFAEQADQYRERKMMAVIVNSDSETTSGIKGAPNDLLGKAQQDHPDVFLAFAGIDPWKGEAAVAEIRRMHDEYGIKGVGELNPSRQKFLANDRRFFPIWETCAELGLVVMFHSGFPGAGAGTPGGGGYRLENARPVPYIDDVAAEFPELNIISAHPAWPWHLENLAMVWHKSNVYLDLSGWAPKYLPPEVVRYADSLISDRVLFGSDWPVMTADRWMTEFDALGLKEESRRKILLDNARKLFRL
- a CDS encoding DODA-type extradiol aromatic ring-opening family dioxygenase; protein product: MAELVMAAATPHNPLLWRAMREPMPDDLVAVEANFRRIREAIADAGVDTLIVLGTDHVRQFFSDNSPAFIVGRAASYHGTYENEVRTFGMEYAELTGSPELATQITGREVLPETIDFSVSHEWRLDHSFVLPLQYVRPELDLPIVPIHANSILPPLPTAARFAALGHYLRTAVESWDNDARVGLLTSGHMATDVGGPRTFNGSPDPEFDAEAVAWMRDGDLEGAIAGCRFDRIMAAGNVTYQYVNIVAALAAMQGRPAELAEATTSRFASSPFFLWGAAS
- a CDS encoding beta strand repeat-containing protein, which produces MRTYIKRALWGTLIAGGITLLGATAANAAETTGEDGLLSGTQAETAITAPITVVGNAISVLGDTVVSAPAPAPAPAPAPAPAPAPAPAPVTSGSDGTASGTQAVVTVNLPVTVSNNAVSLVDDSASTSAPAAAPQTPAPQSGTPAEAPLVTTNGVDGVLSGTQALLAVNAPITVTGNAISLLGDSASTGTGTQGAAAPAPATPADAATSGEDGIGSGTQVVAPVTAPITVSGNAISLLGDSASTGTGTQGAAAPAPATPTDAATSGEDGIGSGTQVTAPVTAPITVSGNAISLLGDSASTGTGTQGAAAPVTPATGGNTTSGSDGILGGTQITAPVTAPVGVTGNAISLLDDATVTGTGGNTSAPATPTTGGITTSGLGGLLGGTQLALPISLPITLGGNAISVLGEATVTDPGTDPGTDPGTDPGTDPGTDPGTDPGTDPGTSTGSATASGAAWTGQSTGLAMTGGGSPAGLIVLAMILLALGGAVLLRRRGASA